The proteins below are encoded in one region of Juglans microcarpa x Juglans regia isolate MS1-56 chromosome 4D, Jm3101_v1.0, whole genome shotgun sequence:
- the LOC121261070 gene encoding subtilisin-like protease SBT2.6: protein MCISVSEHWCAVLVLFSVLIIGKAEIYMVTIEGEPIISYRGGVDGFEATAVESDENIDTTSEIVTSYARHLDLKHDMLLGMLFEQGTYKKLYSYRHLINGFAVHISPEQAEILRHAPGVKSVEKDWKVRKLTIHTPQFLGLPTGVWPTGGGFDRAGEDIIIGFVDSGIFPHHPSFATRNTEPYGPVPKYRGKCELDPDTKRDFCNGKIIGAQHFAQAAIAAGQFNPSVDFASPMDGDGHGSHTAAIAAGNNGVPVRMHGHEFGRASGMAPRARIAVYKALYRNFGGFVADVVAAIDQAVYDGVDILSLSVGPNSPPANTKTTFLNPFDATLLSAVKAGVFVAQAAGNGGPFPKTLVSYSPWITSVAAAIDDRRYKNHLNLGNGKVLAGIGLSPATHSNQSYTLVAANDVLLDSSVMKYSPSDCQRPEVLNKNLIQGNILLCGYSFNFVVGTASIKKVSETAKILGAIGFVLAVENVSPGTKFDPVPVGIPGILISDVDKSMDLIDYYNISTSRDWTGRVRSFKATGSIGDGLMPTLHKSAPQVALYSARGPNIKDFSFQDADLLKPDILAPGSLIWAAWSPNGTDEPNYAGEGFALISGTSMAAPHIAGIAALVKRKHPHWSPAAIKSALMTTSTTLDRAGRPLQAQQSSETEATKFVTATPFDYGSGHVNPRAALDPGLIFDAGYGDYLGFLCTTPGIDAHEIKKYTSSPCNYTMGHPWNLNTPSITISHLVRTQTVTRTVTNVAEEETYVIRTRMAPAIAIEASPPAMTLLPGASRKFSVTLTVRSMTGKYSFGEVLMQGSRGHKVRISVVAMGYKR from the exons ATGTGCATATCCGTATCGGAACATTGGTGCGCTGTTTTGGTGCTATTCAGCGTTTTGATTATCGGAAAAGCTGAGATTTACATGGTGACAATTGAAGGAGAGCCTATAATAAGTTACAGAGGTGGGGTTGATGGTTTTGAAGCCACAGCTGTGGAGTCCGATGAGAATATTGACACCACCAG CGAAATTGTGACATCCTATGCTCGTCACCTTGATTTAAAACATGATATGCTTCTCGGGATGCTGTTTGAGCAAGGGACCTACAAGAAGCTCTATAGCTATCGGCATCTTATAAATGGATTTGCAGTTCACATTTCTCCTGAACAG GCAGAGATCCTAAGACATGCCCCTGGTGTGAAGTCTGTGGAGAAAGATTGGAAGGTGAGGAAACTTACCATACATACCCCACAGTTTTTGGGGCTCCCAACCGGAGTATGGCCCACGGGAGGTGGCTTTGACAGGGCTGGAGAGGATATTATTATCGGATTTGTGGACTCGGGGATCTTTCCGCACCATCCAAGCTTTGCAACCCGTAATACTGAACCATATGGACCTGTTCCAAAGTACAGAGGAAAATGCGAGCTTGATCCCGACACTAAGAGGGACTTCTGTAATGGGAAGATTATTGGAGCCCAACATTTTGCTCAAGCTGCGATTGCTGCTGGGCAATTTAACCCTTCTGTTGATTTTGCCTCGCCTATGGATGGCGATGGCCATGGAAG TCACACAGCTGCTATTGCAGCTGGAAATAATGGAGTTCCTGTTAGAATGCATGGCCATGAATTTGGGAGGGCAAGCGGAATGGCGCCTCGTGCCAG GATTGCTGTATACAAGGCACTCTACAGGAATTTTGGGGGTTTTGTTGCTGATGTAGTTGCTGCAATTGATCAG GCTGTTTATGATGGGGTGGATATACTCAGCCTCTCAGTGGGACCAAACAGTCCTCCAGCAAACACGAAGACCacatttttaaatccttttGATGCCACGCTTCTATCAGCTGTGAAAGCTGGTGTATTTGTTGCACAAGCAGCTGGAAATGGAGGTCCTTTTCCTAAAACTTTGGTTTCTTACAGCCCATGGATAACATCTGTGGCAGCTGCAATTGATGACCGCAGATACAAAAACCATCTGAATCTTGGAAATGGAAAAGTCTTAGCTGGAATTGGATTGTCTC CTGCTACACATTCTAATCAATCATATACCTTGGTAGCTGCAAATGATGTACTGCTGGATTCTTCAGTAATGAAATACAGCCCCTCAGACTGCCAGAGACCCGAGGTTCTAAACAAGAACTTGATTCAGGGGAACATTCTTCTTTGTGGCTACTCCTTTAATTTTGTTGTTGGTACAGCATCAATCAAGAAAGTGTCAGAAACAGCCAAGATCCTAGGTGCCATTGGCTTTGTTTTAGCTGTGGAAAATGTTTCTCCCGGGACAAAATTTGATCCTGTTCCTGTTGGCATTCCGGGGATTCTTATCTCAGATGTCGACAAGTCAAtg GATCTTATAGACTATTACAACATCTCTACATCAAGAGATTGGACTGGACGAGTGAGGAGCTTCAAAGCAACTGGTAGCATTGGGGATGGCTTGATGCCTACACTCCATAAATCAGCACCTCAGGTGGCATTATATTCTGCTCGAGGTCCCAATATAAAAGATTTCAGCTTCCAAGATGCAGATCTTCTCAAACCAGACATTCTGGCTCCTGGTTCTCTAATTTGGGCTGCTTGGTCTCCAAACGGAACGGATGAGCCTAACTATGCTG GAGAGGGATTTGCCTTGATATCTGGAACTAGCATGGCTGCGCCACATATAGCTGGAATAGCTGCTCTTGTAAAGCGGAAGCACCCTCATTGGAGCCCTGCTGCTATCAAGTCAGCCTTGATGACAACATCAACAACGTTGGACAGAGCAGGAAGGCCTCTTCAAGCGCAACAATCTTCTGAAACAGAAGCTACGAAGTTTGTCACTGCTACACCTTTTGATTATGGTAGTGGCCATGTTAATCCAAGAGCTGCACTGGACCCTGGACTTATTTTTGATGCAG GTTATGGGGATTACTTGGGGTTCCTGTGCACAACTCCAGGTATTGATGCTCACGAGATAAAGAAATACACAAGCTCGCCCTGCAACTACACCATGGGCCATCCATGGAACCTCAACACCCCGTCAATAACAATCTCCCATCTTGTGCGGACTCAAACTGTTACTCGCACAGTCACAAATGTTGCCGAGGAAGAAACCTATGTAATCAGAACCAGAATGGCTCCAGCCATTGCCATTGAAGCCAGTCCTCCAGCAATGACTCTGTTACCTGGTGCTTCACGAAAATTCTCGGTGACGCTCACTGTCAGATCGATGACTGGAAAATACAGTTTTGGAGAGGTTTTAATGCAAGGCAGCCGAGGGCACAAGGTGAGGATCTCAGTGGTAGCTATGGGATACAAACGATAG